CAGTAGATGGCAAATATTGAAATGGAATCCTTTgactctaaaattataaaaatgttcaataaatcataatttattttcctccataaataaattataaataaatcaaTTGCATGAAATATTTATCAAATAATTTTTGGTTTAACATTGGCGTACGGAATGTTTATAATACTATTCTTAGAAATTGTCAAATTGGTGTAAAAGAATCAAATTTCACGAATTTTATAGGAAATCATGTGATAGGCCATCCTGTAACGAATACGGAGCAttaaattactccgtatttataaaTCAAGCTTTTTTCTCTTTCATTGAAGAATACTCCGTACGAGGTACGACTTGTATATACAGTATTTTCGGTAACTCCGCAAGTTGAAAGATGTATACCAGAAATTACTCCAATCCGTTTCACTACTGTAATATGTATAGGATCATCAACATGACTATGAGTTTCTTCAAAGTTTGTTGTAATAGTAAAAACATTACTCCGTGATTTATTGGAAAAAGTAACAAGATTAATGCTTTTAAGCTTATTGGATATCGTTAAATACGATGACCATTTACTAGAAAGGATGGGACCCACATCTTATTGAATTCAATCCCCGCCTCCTCTGCTGGTCCTACGCAGAGTTAAGGGGTCAGGAAACAAAAATTGACATCCTCTGTTCTCTTTATTAACGCCTAATTTTTAGATGCCATTTTTTTCCAATGTTGGCCGTCCAATTTTGCTTTCGGATTATTCAATTCAATAATTAAATGATGTTTACTTAGATTTGGAATCAAAGTGGACTTGCAATATAATTTAATTTAGACAAGTTGTTTAGGTACAACATGCAGAATGACTAATGGGGTTGTGTAATGACATGATTAAGGAGTCAAGTTGCTCTTTTATAATTAGTAACTTTATTATGTGAATGGATCACTTTCGGCTAATTTAGTAGTTTGTTTGCGTACATACTCTAAAATTGAAGCATTTGAAATCGTTATCCATTCACAAATTCTTGTATAAGACGGTATGAGTTTGTTTATAATTTGTCGTGGGAGTGATGCTAATaatgtaattgttatttttgttgatatttCAGGCTAAGGTTTTCCATTATGGGTCAATTAGTTTGATTGTGGAGCCTTGTAGATCGGCTCATCTGAAAGCAATGGAGGAGGCCAAAAAGGCCGGAGCTCTGCTTTCGTATGACCCCAACCTTCGGTTGCCATTGTGGCCTTCCGCCAAGGAGGCTCGTGAGCAGATCTTGAGCATCTGGGACAAGGCAGAGGTGATCAAGATTAGTGACAACGAGTTGGAATTTCTTACAGAAACCAACACAATCGATGATGCTACTGCGATGTCATTGTGGCACCCTAACTTGAAGCTTCTCTTGGTCACTCTTGGTGACCATGGTTGCAAATACTACACCAAGGTAATCCCTTCCCTCACATAATAACCTTCCTTAATTTCAGCATTTGACACTAATTTACCAAAAACTTGGTAACTGTTTTGTCAAGCAGCATGATTACTAATGCTTAATGTTTGCTTAGTCCTAAAGCATGGTTAGTGATGCAATTTATACGTAAAATAGCCAATTAGCAAACGGCATGGACCACAACAATGACATTGCATGTGAGAGTGACGTTTTTATCCAATTTTAGATTTTAGATGTAGTCTTCTGCATGAGTTTCATAGAGATAAAGTCTTTCATACTTTAATGTAATGTCCTTTTCCATGCTTCATGGCTTCATGCAGCATTTCGGTGTAATCCTTACTATAAATTGGAAATTTATACTTGCTTCTTCCCCATAGCTTTTGTGTTGAAACTTTTAATGTATACCAGAGGCCAGATATTTCATTTTCCTCTTCTGTTGTTTTAAGGGGCTGCATAAATTAGGAAACACCCGGGAAACCCCCCTGATTAACACAAATGACACGTTAATGTTAACACATAATCTCTTAGCTATACATATTTGATGGTATAACCTGCTTTAATTTGATTGAGACATAGATAGTGTGATCCGAAATTACTAGGAGAATTCGTAGGGCAAGGGTTGTTGGGATGTCATTGTTGactcattttaaatatttattcatCAACACTCATGATTCATGATTATGTATAATTTAATCATTCATGTTTCATGATTATGTAGTATAATTTAATCAGAACAAACCCAATGTGTCTTAAATTTAATCACGATTCATTATAATTCTAGATttataatttgttttatatCTACCAATATTGTAGAACTTCAAGGGAAGTGTGGACGCATTTAAGGTAAAAGCAGTTGATACAACTGGAGCTGGCGACTCCTTTGTCGGTGCTTTGCTAGGCAAGATGGTCGATGATCACTCTATTATTGAGGTAATCTCCTTTTCATGTTAAAATCTGAAGTCTAGCTATGTGTGTTTGAgcacatttatttatttttgtttcggCTAGATTATTGACTAATCGTTTAATTAACATATTCAGGACGAATCAAGATTAAGAGAGGCATTGACATTTGCTAATGCATGCGGAGCTATTACAACCACAAAGAAGGGAGCAATCCCAGCTCTTCCTACAGTAGAGGATGTTAAGGAGCTCATTAAGAATGCGTCAAACTGATTTCTTTCTTGTTGTCATTCTTTGTTGTTAGATCTCTGTGTTTCTGTTATGGAGTTTGTGTTCATTTACcgggattttattaattagtgACTTCAAGAGAATTAGGGGTGTGTGGGGGAataaatatgttgtattatGCGTCTTTTTGCAATTCAAAGAGGCAATTATAGATATCCATGGCGTGCACCTAGTTTTTGAGTTTACTTTGCccctttctattttttattctgaaTGTCTTTTACATTATTGTATGACTATATCACACGAGTATATGATGCCTTTTATATTAGCATTTCTCGAATCCTAAAATAGCAATGCTTTGTAATTGATTTTTTAGTATTAAAATGACAAaagggataaaaaaaaaatgggatTAACTTTTAAAAAGACAGATAAATGTGGGATGCttaaaatcaatttttcctTACACAAATTTATTAAAGGTGGTTTATTATAAATCTGAGTAAAAGTTAAggtaaaatgtttaaaagttatttttttttttttttgagggcaAAGCTTAGTGCATTATTAAGGGACAAAGTGTCCGAAAAAACATACGGGGCCACCTCACGGGAACAATGGTTAACCCAAACTTGTTCTACACCGAATGGCACTAATCTAGCGAGGTTAAACAtaagtaactttttttttatatgtttaaAAGTTACTTTAATATAATGaaaaatttatatatttttttaataataaaattttTCGATTTAAATAAAACTATCCTTTTAAAATCACTAATAAAAGTGACTATGTAACCGTTTCaaatgtttatttattaaaaaaaaatataataaattaacaaaattaggtaaaagtcaatcaaaatatgttaaaaattaacaaaaacacgcaatgtactacggagtataaatttattgtacaccttgttcATGCAAGATATTTTGTTTTCCTTATATTTCTAAGGAAAATGATATACACGAAACAAATATATTTAAAAGcgatttccaaaatccaaacaaagagaATTTAGtaaaaaaagtaaataattagaattttaataCTGTATTTGGTTCCTGGTAAATACAGTACTTTTGGAGCGATGGATATCTggatttcaaaaattcaaaacaggATTTTCTTGAACAATCGTGTAAATTACTCGCAGTTTTCAATTGACTCAGGCATATGCGCGATAGTTTACAGGACAAAAGCTACCATATTTTAAAAGTAAAAcctttattttgctttttggCGAGGTGAGCTTCTGGTACAAAAGGTCCTACAAACTTTTACCAAGGCGTAGGCAGAATCTACAGAGGGGAGTATAAAGATCATAACGTGAGGTAGAGCAGACATTGAACTCCaaagaaaaacaagaaaagagTTTCATACAAATATGGACTCAATAATTCAGTGGTGCTGAATGCTGATGTGAGAATCTTCAAACTCGTTGAAAGATGAAAAGGCGAAAGGTGGAGTCTTTGTCTATAACTTTAACCTTGTCGATGTATAAACGACTTGGCTTACATATATTCCGTTTTGCATCTTACATGCTTATGCTAATTTACTGTATTAGATATGCATAACGAAAAAGAGCTCTTCACGCAACTGGATTAAGATAAGCATAACGAACTACCAACCATGACTTCAACTCAAGTCAATGGACTGAAACAGTGAAACCCAAAATGTAGTAGTACAGAAAAAATATTGTAACTACAATTGGCTTCATGTGTGATTCTATGTGACTTTTAACTTGAACTATCATGATAAGGTAAACATTGGCTATTACAATGCTATGGCTTGGGGATAGCATTCACTGACCTCCATTTTTAAGGACCTCCACATTTGTTtacatttttctctttttgcttctACCTGAAGCCAAAATGCTTCTGCCCACGGTTCATTGCGACCTTCCATACTCAAGTCGTAGGGTACTGAAAAACTGTAACCATCTTCATGTAAGCATAAGATTCCAAGAATTTGTGATGCACAGATGTAAAAAGCAGGTTCGTGGTACTAGACACTAGACAGCAATAACATATCAAGATTGCAGTTGGTTTCGTGTTTAATTCTATGTGGAAAAGGGAAAACTCTTCCACTACAAGAGAACTTCAACAACATCAAAATGTCAACCAGTTGCAAATTTGCAATACAAGCTGTTAGAAGCAACTCTGACTTTTATGCATATAATTCCAAGTATGAATCAGTaaagctaaaacaacaacaaaaagctCCACGTATGACCACAAATACATACAAAGTTTTGAACTTGCCAATATGTCTATGCACATACCACAAAACTGCCACTGCTGGTTTAGACTTGGTTTATTGTAAGAAGTGTTAGGCACTAGGAagattggtgcaagaatgtaAGTGTACTTTCATGGCTAGACAGGTGTGAAACAGAAAATAAGAAATATGAGATTACCTCATTAGCTCCTCCAATGGTGATGCATTGCTACACGGGGCATTTCTGCAGAGTTGCAACAGTTAAAATTTCTCAATATGCTTCAGGTCTACCACCAGAAACAGCATTATACAATAAGCAAATGTGTCAAAGAAAATAGACACATTTATTTCAGCACAATGCTATGTACAGTGTGTACCTTAAATGGTTTTATTCTTCAAGGTGTTACTGATGATAATCACATATATTTTGTGACAGAAGTACAACAAGGTAGTATACAGCTTCTATTCGTTCGAAAAAAAACAAGGAAGTGAAACTTCTAAAAATCAAGGAAGCACTGTTTCCCTCCCTGGTTTTTTATTTCCTATCTTCACATGTTCAGAAGGAAGAGCAAATGAAAGTTTAAGATATCAAGTAAAAACAATTTCACACTCTATTGGAATTTGGAAATGCTCTGTTTGAAAAGCAGCTGAAAAAGATGACACAGGATTAAGAAAATCAAGGCATAAACTGCAGGATAAAAGACATAATAGTGGGAACAGAAAATCAAAAGGCAAAAAGGTTGGAATTTTCTTAGTCATCAGTTGGGGAATGTTGGTGGCATTAGATGCGTATGTGGCATTCACTGCCGGTCTCAAGCCCGGATAAAGGAGGAAGGTTGCGGTAGGTTGGTGGCGGCAAGCGGTAAAACTAAGTCCCATATCATGACATGAATCGACAATGGAATATCATGGGGGAGTCCCCTTCTCAGCGACGCGCTAGACCTCTTAAGCCCGGGTGTAGTGAAAAATATGTGAGGGTTGCTAGGTTGTCTCCCAGAAGCGGCGCGCCACTCTACACCCGGGGGTGGTGTCAAATATGCAAGGGTGTGCTACACTTCCTAGGCCTGAATGTAGTGGAAAATATACAAGGGTTGCTAGGTCGTCACCCGGAAGCGGCGCGCCACCCGAGGGTGGTGTTAACTATCCAAGGTTTCATGGTAAGGGTAGGGGTAAGGGTAAGGATAGTAGGATGTGTTTTGGGACTTGGAACATTGGCTCTTTGACAGAGAGATCAGTCGAATTAGTAGAGGTTTATGAGAAGGAGGAGAATTAACATATTATGTTTGCAGGAGGCCAAGTGGGTTGGAAACAAGGCAAGAGAAATAGCTCCATGGGGTTATAAGCTTTGGTATTcgggaaaaaataggggtaagAATGGGGTACGTATCCTTATTGACCGAGAATATACTGATGATGTAGTGGACGTTTCTCGAAAGAGTGATCGAATTATGAGTATTAAGCTTGTGATAGGGGATGAAGTTGTAACTATTGTGAGTGCCTATGCACCACAAGCAGGACTAGATGCTACAACTAGACAAGAATTTGGGAGGATTTGGAAGAAGTGGTGCAACGCGTCCCTAGAAGTGAGAAACTGATCATTGGTGGGGATCTCAACGGACATGTAGGCTCGAGTCGCAATGGATTTGAAAGCATTCATGGTGGTTTTGGGTATGGGGATCGGAATGAAGCGGGAAATGctattttggattttgcattGGCGTATGACTTGGGTATAATGAACACTTGGTTTGAGAAAAGACACTCTCACCTAGTAACCTATAGGAGTGGAGGTAATACGAGTCAGATCGACTTCTCTTTAGTAAGGATTGCTTTGAGACAGTGCTACACCAATGGTAAGGTGATTCCGGGTGAGAGTACATCAACCCAACATAGACTTGTGGTACTTGATTTTCAAGGTCGAAGTTATATAAGGAGGAGAAGACCACTAGTGAAGCCTAGGATCAAGTGGTGGAAACTTCAAGGGAAGCAACAACTAAAATTCGTGGAAAAGTTGGCAAGTGAAGGTATTCGGATCGGAGATATGGATTTGGATATAGACTCATTATGGACAAAAATGGAGCACACCATAAAGGGAGTGGCGAAAGAGGTCCTAGGGCAATCTAAAGGAATCATCCCACCAAGTAAGGACACATCTAGGTGGAACGAAGTTGTGCAACAAGCTATAAAGAGAAAACGAGAATGCTATAAAGATTTGGgaaaatgtagaagtgatgAGAGTTACGAGAAGTACAAGGAGGCTAAAGGGAAGCAAAGAAGGTCGTAAGAGAGGCTAGAGCAAAGGTGAATCAGGATATTTAAGCAATATTGGATACAAAAGAAGGGGAAAGGACATCTATGGACTTGCTCGAATGAGAGATAGAAAGCCGCGAGACATCGGGAAGATTAAATGTGAAAAATGTTGATCAACAAGTTTTGGTGGGAGGTAAGGAATCAAGGATAGATGGAGGTTCTACTTTGATAACTTGTTTAACGGGGATCAAAGGCACGATATTGGAGATACGAATATCCCTCGGGATATGGTTAACCTAGACTTTATGCGAAAAATTCAAAAGAGAGAAGTCGAAATGTCATTAAAAAAGATGGGACGCAAGAGGGCAGTGGCCCCGACGACATACCTATCGAAGTTTGGAGATGcttgggagagagaggggttgtatggttaacaactcttttcaaCAAGATTTGGGGAAGTAATAGGATGCCATTAGAGTGGAGGAAAAGTACTATCATCCCCTTGTACAAGAATAAGGGTGATGTCCAGATTGTGCCAACTATCGAGGAATCAAACTAATGAGTCATACTATGAAACTTTGAGGGCGGATTATTGAGCAAAGATTAAGGAAAACTGTGAAGATTTTGGAAAACCAGTTTGGATTTATGCCTGGGAGATCGACTATGGAGGTCATTCATCTTATAAGGCAACTAATGGAGAATTATCGGGATAAAAAGAAAGGTTGACATatggttttcattgatttggagAAGGCGTATGATAAAGTACCGAGGGAAATTCTTTGGTGGGCATTAAGTAGGAAAGGAATTTCgaggaagtatattgatatcatcaaggacatgtGCGAGGGAGTTAGCACGAGTGTGAGAACTAGTGTTGGTAACACCGAAGAATTCCTCATTACGATTGGAGTGTatcaaggttccgcacttagccggtttctttttgctatagtcatggacgaattgacgaggtTAATTCAAGATGGTATACCTTGGtacatgatgtttgcagatgatattgtgttgattgatgaaacaaaaggagtggaaagtaagttggagttatggagacaaactttggaatctcggggttttaggctgagtagaaacaagacgAATTATATGGAGagtaagtttagtggagtccaagaCACAGAGACAGGAGCAATTACCTTAGACGGAAAAATTGTCCAAGACTCTTaaatgttccgttatttaggatctactatccaaaaggatggagaatCGGATGGCGATGTAGCTCATTGAATCAAAGtaggttggttgaagtggaaaagTGTCACGAGGTTCCTAAGTGATccaggcatgccccaaagattgaaggaAATTTTTTACCGCAAGGCAATTCGACCGACGTTGTTATACGGCACAGAATGTTGGGCAGTGAAACATTTCACATGCATAAGATGAATGTtgcggagatgcgcatgttacgttggatgtgtgggcatacaagaaatgatcgtttgaggaatgagattattaggaagaaagtagg
This genomic stretch from Spinacia oleracea cultivar Varoflay chromosome 3, BTI_SOV_V1, whole genome shotgun sequence harbors:
- the LOC110776690 gene encoding probable fructokinase-4 yields the protein MATPNNGELPNGADTKGLVVSFGEMLIDFVPTVSGVSLAEAPGFLKAPGGAPANVAIAVSRLGGNAAFVGKLGDDEFGNMLAGILKENGVSGDGLTFDKGARTALAFVTLKADGDREFMFYRNPSADMLLTPEELNLDLIRSAKVFHYGSISLIVEPCRSAHLKAMEEAKKAGALLSYDPNLRLPLWPSAKEAREQILSIWDKAEVIKISDNELEFLTETNTIDDATAMSLWHPNLKLLLVTLGDHGCKYYTKNFKGSVDAFKVKAVDTTGAGDSFVGALLGKMVDDHSIIEDESRLREALTFANACGAITTTKKGAIPALPTVEDVKELIKNASN